In the genome of Calothrix sp. PCC 6303, the window AACCCTGGTGGATAGTTCCTATCTGCTTTGATATTTTTTATGTCACTATCGGTAATTTTCAATTTGAGTTTTTGAGCTAATGTTCTCACAATATCGCCTTTATCAATAATACCCGCCACTGCGCCTGCTGGAGACAGTACTGTAATATGTGACAATTCCTCAGTTTCCAATAATTTGATGATTTGAACCAAGCTTGCTGATTCTTCCACACTGGCTATTTCTGTGAGAGGAATGACAATATTCTGTACTGTTTGGTTCTCCCATTCACTTCTTTCAATTAATTGCAACTTTTCGGGAATCACTAAACCTTGATAGCGTCCATCTGCATCCGCAAAATAGATTTGTTGGCGGTTATTTTCCAGTAAGTAAGCATCAGCAAATGTCCGTAAACTTTGCTTGGCATCAATCACCCGAAAATCCCTAGTCATTGCCTCACTAGCAATGGTATTAACTAGAGTTTCCTGTAATGTGGCAACCCGTTGATAGCTGGTGGCATTGCGAATGGCAAACCAACCCAGTAACATGATCCACAATCCCGTAAATAAATCCTGAGTGTAATAGTCCAGCACAAAGCTGAACGCGATCGCACTATAGCCCAAAATCTGTCCGGCTGTTGCTGCACCTCGTACTGCTTTAAATTGGTTGCCTGTGGCTTTCCACAATGCTGCTTTTAACACTTGTCCCCCATCTAAGGGTAAGCCGGGAATCAGGTTAAATAGAGCTAAAACTAGATTTATTCCTGCTAAATCATTAGTAATTTTACTGA includes:
- a CDS encoding site-2 protease family protein; the encoded protein is MQKRWKIGSLFGIPLYIDPLWFIILGLATWNFGSSYQQLGTTVGWTVGIVMALLLFTSVLLHELGHSLAAKSQGIKVSSITLFLFGGMAMIEEESKTPSQAFQVAIAGPAVSIILFLLFKSVAISFNDTSIVSKITNDLAGINLVLALFNLIPGLPLDGGQVLKAALWKATGNQFKAVRGAATAGQILGYSAIAFSFVLDYYTQDLFTGLWIMLLGWFAIRNATSYQRVATLQETLVNTIASEAMTRDFRVIDAKQSLRTFADAYLLENNRQQIYFADADGRYQGLVIPEKLQLIERSEWENQTVQNIVIPLTEIASVEESASLVQIIKLLETEELSHITVLSPAGAVAGIIDKGDIVRTLAQKLKLKITDSDIKNIKADRNYPPGLQLDNLAKSIMN